The proteins below are encoded in one region of Apium graveolens cultivar Ventura chromosome 4, ASM990537v1, whole genome shotgun sequence:
- the LOC141719447 gene encoding uncharacterized protein LOC141719447, which yields MLKWGVELGQFDLECMPRTAIKGHALADFLLEFDSEVDDKALVVSHPSHTEDVLEEFSHPWWILHEDGAVNNGGAAAGIVLVLPEGHHLMIAIYFKFYVTNNDAEYESLINGLKISLEMGVRNLIAKSDSELVVNQVNGGFQARGPQTKLYLRCMQRLIRKFKEVRLECVPWDRGKRITTRMLWKK from the coding sequence ATGTTAAAATGGGGtgtggagttgggacagtttgactTGGAGTGTATGCCCCGCACAGCGATCAAAGGGCATGCCCTAGCTGATTTCTTGTTAGAATTTGATTCCGAGGTCGATGACAAGGCTTTGGTAGTGTCGCATCCATCTCATACTGAGGATGTTTTAGAGGAGTTTTCACACCCCTGGTGGATTTTACATGAGGATGGAGcagttaacaatggaggagcagCCGCAGGCATAGTACTTGTATTGCCGGAGGGCCATCATCTAATGATTgcaatttacttcaaattctATGTGACAAATAATGATGCAGAATATGAATCGTTGATCAATGGCCTAAAGATTTCTTTGGAAATGGGAGTGCGGAACCTAATTGCAAAGAGTGACTCAGAGCTGGTGGTAAACCAGGTGAATGGGGGGTTTCAAGCTCGAGGACCACAAACGAAATTGTACTTGAGGTGTATGCAGCGCCTGATTAGAAAGTTCAAAGAGGTTAGGCTGGAATGTGTACCATGGGACCGTGGGAAAAGAATAACAACACGGATGCTCTGGAAAAAATGA